In a genomic window of Neorhodopirellula lusitana:
- a CDS encoding DUF4437 domain-containing protein, which yields NIVWLGPSSTTWIQSAATKAPAKQPQIAFLWGDPQSDQAGGTLIKLPEGFDGKILSHSPLRAVVIEGLAKFQTNETTEGKLMTPGSFFSSHGEDTHRVSTDGELPCIIYVRSEGKFDVIP from the coding sequence AATATCGTCTGGCTAGGCCCATCGAGTACAACCTGGATTCAATCGGCAGCGACCAAAGCCCCAGCCAAACAACCTCAAATCGCATTTCTGTGGGGCGATCCCCAGTCCGATCAAGCGGGCGGAACTCTCATCAAGTTACCTGAAGGGTTTGACGGCAAGATTCTCAGCCACAGTCCCCTGCGTGCCGTCGTCATCGAGGGTCTAGCCAAATTCCAGACGAACGAGACCACCGAAGGCAAACTCATGACGCCTGGCAGCTTCTTCAGCTCGCACGGCGAAGACACACATCGCGTTTCGACCGATGGCGAATTGCCCTGCATCATTTACGTGCGCAGTGAAGGCAAGTTCGACGTGATCCCCTAA